The proteins below are encoded in one region of Chloracidobacterium sp.:
- a CDS encoding CHAD domain-containing protein, translating into MGKSAAGSSPIAEVATQVSPVEIEIRLALAPDQVRRLRRHPVVRQAPRTRARLRTIYFDTPEAALFKRGLSLRLRRVGRRWVQTVKGWQGAGGVLSRRFEWETPISRQGPALDALPPDIRACLPPEVVSELRPCFETDVWRETWQVVRDETQIEVALDRGEVRGNAQVAPLTEIELELKTGEAIGLFELAEQLATAFPVSLEPRSKAQRGYQLTGAVTPTPVKAVPPTLDFDGPAVLAFQQIVRSCMRQFEANLSGFLNTPDPDPEYVHQMRVALRRMRAAFGLLRFMECSRPDWLGELKWLMGELAAARDWDVFVTETLTRVRTRLEQPERLDELLDVAAALRRAANLRARAAVGSSRLVRLWLKLERELATQPPVVMTATAWLQAALHRRHRQLLRRGERLNSLSPAERHALRIAAKKLRYGAEFFAGRHPKSARRFIRCLADLQDVLGVLNDAAVTMRCLDAIKQNGGPAVWEAAGFVAGFLACEQARRLEELERLWRDFRRAQPYWVGKD; encoded by the coding sequence ATGGGAAAATCTGCGGCGGGTTCGTCGCCGATCGCGGAGGTCGCTACTCAGGTTTCTCCGGTTGAAATTGAGATAAGGCTGGCCCTTGCGCCTGACCAAGTACGCCGGTTGAGACGGCATCCTGTTGTGCGTCAGGCGCCGCGAACCCGCGCCCGACTGCGCACCATTTACTTCGACACCCCTGAAGCAGCGTTGTTCAAGCGAGGGCTGTCTCTACGCTTGCGGCGCGTTGGACGGCGGTGGGTGCAAACCGTAAAAGGGTGGCAGGGTGCCGGCGGCGTTCTCTCGCGGCGATTTGAGTGGGAGACCCCGATATCGCGTCAAGGCCCTGCGCTCGACGCCTTGCCGCCGGACATCCGAGCCTGTCTCCCGCCGGAAGTCGTCTCGGAGCTACGTCCTTGTTTTGAGACGGACGTCTGGCGTGAGACTTGGCAGGTTGTCCGGGATGAGACCCAGATTGAAGTTGCGCTAGATCGAGGCGAAGTGCGTGGGAATGCGCAAGTTGCGCCGCTTACTGAGATTGAGTTGGAACTAAAGACCGGCGAGGCGATTGGCCTTTTTGAGTTGGCGGAACAGTTGGCGACAGCGTTCCCGGTGTCTCTTGAACCGCGCAGTAAAGCGCAGCGCGGCTATCAGTTGACTGGAGCCGTTACGCCAACGCCCGTCAAGGCCGTGCCACCAACGCTGGATTTCGACGGCCCGGCGGTGCTGGCGTTCCAGCAAATCGTGCGCAGCTGCATGCGGCAGTTTGAGGCGAATCTGTCGGGTTTTCTGAACACTCCCGATCCCGACCCAGAATATGTACACCAGATGCGCGTCGCTCTACGCCGGATGCGGGCGGCGTTTGGTCTGTTGCGCTTTATGGAGTGCAGCCGGCCAGACTGGCTGGGAGAACTCAAATGGCTGATGGGCGAGCTGGCGGCGGCGCGTGACTGGGACGTATTTGTGACAGAAACGCTGACGCGCGTTCGGACGCGCCTTGAACAGCCAGAGCGACTGGATGAGTTGCTGGACGTAGCGGCGGCGCTGCGCCGGGCAGCGAACCTCCGGGCGCGTGCGGCGGTTGGTTCGTCGCGTCTGGTGCGGCTATGGCTCAAGTTGGAGCGCGAACTGGCGACCCAACCGCCCGTGGTGATGACGGCGACGGCATGGTTGCAGGCGGCCTTGCACCGTCGCCATCGCCAACTGTTGCGCCGGGGAGAGCGCCTTAACAGTCTTAGCCCAGCCGAGCGGCATGCGCTGCGCATCGCCGCCAAGAAACTGCGCTATGGGGCGGAGTTTTTTGCCGGGCGGCATCCGAAGTCGGCGCGACGTTTCATTCGATGTCTGGCTGATTTGCAGGACGTGCTGGGTGTGTTAAACGACGCCGCTGTGACAATGCGCTGCCTAGACGCCATCAAACAAAACGGCGGCCCTGCCGTCTGGGAAGCCGCTGGATTTGTCGCCGGATTCTTAGCCTGTGAGCAGGCCCGGCGGCTGGAAGAACTTGAACGGCTATGGCGAGACTTCCGCCGGGCGCAGCCGTACTGGGTTGGGAAAGATTAG
- a CDS encoding sodium:solute symporter: MTGLDWAIVAAYFAYLIVDGFRAGRRSRTPDGYFRANRSLGWWTVGLSVMATQLSAITLVGATGQGYADGLRFIQFYFALPVAMVILCATAVPGFYRANVFTAYEFLERRFGGCARTLTSVFFLLSRGLATSVVIAAPSVVLSAALGWPESATILVMGVVTTLYTVVGGVRAVAWNDVKQMAVIGVGLVAVLWVLIARLPPTVSLWDGLQAAGATGRLTAVDWRFDWREKYTVWSGLLASLFLFLSYFGCDQSQVQRYLAAASICDARRSLLLNAVVKIPLQAAVLLIGVLIFAFYVFAPASPLVFTPQAEATLADDAARAAYAQLTVNYRAAVEARRQAALRYAETRNAGAAATEAREAFLAAQGACDRLRREATALLTKATGRPFDDTNYVFPTFVLSQLPAGLVGLVLAAVFAAAMSTSAGELNALATTTALDIYQRRFAPTATEAELVGVGKLATVFWGVWACVGALYAARLGSLIEVVNRFGSWFYGALLGVFVLAVADRCANGRGAVAGLLSGMAGVWLLAATDAVAFLWLNAVGCAATVVIGALVSRLPSKADHLQ; encoded by the coding sequence ATGACCGGGCTGGATTGGGCCATCGTTGCGGCTTACTTTGCTTATCTCATCGTGGATGGTTTTCGGGCGGGTCGCCGAAGCCGCACGCCGGACGGCTACTTCCGAGCTAACCGCAGTTTGGGTTGGTGGACGGTGGGGCTGTCGGTGATGGCGACGCAGCTCTCGGCCATCACGCTGGTCGGCGCGACGGGGCAGGGCTACGCCGACGGGCTGCGCTTCATTCAGTTTTATTTTGCGCTGCCGGTCGCCATGGTCATCCTCTGCGCGACGGCCGTACCGGGCTTTTACCGAGCCAATGTCTTCACCGCCTACGAGTTTCTGGAACGGCGCTTTGGCGGCTGCGCCCGGACGCTGACAAGCGTCTTTTTTCTGCTGTCGCGGGGGTTGGCGACTTCGGTGGTCATCGCCGCACCGTCGGTTGTGTTGTCGGCGGCGCTGGGCTGGCCTGAGTCCGCCACGATCCTGGTCATGGGCGTCGTAACGACGCTGTACACGGTCGTGGGTGGCGTCCGCGCCGTGGCGTGGAACGATGTCAAGCAGATGGCGGTGATTGGGGTGGGACTGGTTGCCGTGCTGTGGGTGCTGATTGCGCGGTTGCCGCCGACGGTTTCGCTGTGGGACGGCTTGCAGGCGGCCGGCGCGACGGGTCGCCTGACCGCCGTGGATTGGCGATTTGACTGGCGGGAGAAGTACACTGTGTGGTCGGGGCTGCTGGCCTCGCTGTTTTTGTTTCTGTCGTACTTCGGCTGCGATCAAAGCCAAGTCCAGCGGTATCTGGCGGCGGCGTCCATTTGTGATGCGAGGCGGTCGTTGTTGCTCAACGCTGTGGTGAAGATTCCGCTGCAAGCGGCGGTGCTGTTGATTGGCGTGTTGATCTTTGCGTTTTACGTATTTGCGCCGGCGTCGCCACTGGTGTTTACGCCGCAGGCGGAGGCAACACTTGCCGACGACGCGGCGCGGGCGGCTTATGCACAGCTGACGGTGAACTACCGAGCGGCGGTCGAAGCGCGACGGCAGGCGGCGTTGCGCTATGCAGAAACACGGAATGCAGGCGCGGCGGCGACTGAAGCGCGTGAGGCGTTTCTAGCGGCGCAGGGGGCATGCGACCGGCTGCGGCGGGAAGCGACGGCGCTGCTGACGAAGGCGACCGGACGGCCCTTTGACGACACGAACTACGTCTTTCCAACCTTTGTCCTCTCGCAATTGCCGGCGGGACTGGTTGGTTTGGTGTTGGCGGCGGTGTTTGCGGCGGCGATGTCCACGAGCGCGGGCGAACTCAATGCGCTGGCGACGACGACCGCGTTGGACATTTATCAGCGCCGTTTTGCGCCGACGGCGACGGAGGCCGAGTTGGTGGGGGTCGGCAAGTTGGCGACGGTGTTTTGGGGCGTGTGGGCGTGCGTAGGGGCGCTTTACGCCGCGCGGTTGGGTTCGCTCATCGAGGTCGTCAACCGCTTTGGTTCGTGGTTTTACGGGGCGCTCCTGGGGGTGTTTGTCCTAGCTGTCGCCGACCGGTGCGCAAACGGACGTGGCGCCGTCGCCGGTCTGCTGTCGGGGATGGCCGGGGTCTGGCTGCTTGCCGCGACCGACGCCGTAGCCTTTTTGTGGCTCAACGCGGTCGGCTGCGCGGCGACCGTAGTCATCGGGGCGTTGGTCAGCCGATTGCCGTCCAAGGCCGACCATCTGCAATGA
- a CDS encoding formylglycine-generating enzyme family protein: MSWAKRLLQDSTPAFLRRRWRWPTLVIILVIGMSLWQPAERTVRSQELSTRVGTSQPTRVVRVTPKRAKAVVRLTEEDRAWNAIRHSSDPEAFKAFLSKYGPDSKYGRIAERLAENAELERLRSRNKGGGDAPLIMRELAFDEFQTVDLTPEGHIVNPRILKSELVAIELDREKGVILELVRIPGGEFQMGSPEHEVGRLPNEKLHEVTVPEFYLGRYEVTRRQWAFVASLPKVKDDLPLDPSPSDTPRPRRSPRMALQNTDTLPVENITWSQAVEFCRRLEKITGKHFRLPTEAEWEYACRAGSSKPFAFGDTLTTRVANINGEIPYSKGKPSATVGHPLPVGSLGIANAFGLFDMHGNVWEWCQDAFVEDYDHTPTDGSAYDVLNPVYRVRRGGAATYKAELCRSAMRGRAEPERLGNCPTCVGGTGLRVAILAEDLKLTDDDDE; the protein is encoded by the coding sequence ATGTCATGGGCAAAACGGTTGCTTCAGGACTCGACGCCGGCCTTCCTGCGCCGACGGTGGAGATGGCCGACGCTGGTGATTATTCTCGTCATTGGAATGAGCCTCTGGCAGCCGGCTGAACGTACAGTCCGGTCACAGGAACTGAGTACGCGCGTTGGTACGTCGCAGCCGACGCGCGTTGTGCGCGTTACACCGAAGCGGGCAAAGGCGGTTGTTCGTCTCACGGAGGAAGACCGCGCCTGGAACGCCATTCGCCATAGCAGCGACCCGGAAGCTTTCAAAGCCTTTCTGAGCAAGTATGGGCCGGACAGTAAGTACGGGCGAATTGCCGAGCGGTTGGCCGAAAACGCCGAACTGGAACGGCTGCGCAGCCGCAACAAAGGCGGCGGTGACGCCCCACTCATCATGCGTGAGTTGGCCTTTGATGAGTTCCAAACCGTAGACCTGACCCCAGAAGGTCACATTGTTAACCCACGCATTTTGAAGTCTGAGCTAGTAGCGATTGAACTTGACCGGGAAAAGGGGGTCATCTTGGAGTTGGTGCGGATTCCGGGCGGCGAGTTTCAAATGGGGTCGCCAGAGCATGAGGTCGGCCGGTTGCCGAACGAGAAACTGCATGAGGTTACTGTCCCGGAGTTCTATCTTGGCCGTTATGAAGTCACCCGCCGGCAATGGGCGTTTGTCGCGTCGCTGCCCAAAGTCAAAGACGACCTACCGCTTGATCCTTCGCCGTCGGACACGCCACGACCGCGACGCTCCCCGCGCATGGCACTGCAGAACACCGACACGTTGCCGGTTGAGAACATCACGTGGTCGCAGGCGGTTGAGTTTTGCCGGCGACTTGAAAAAATCACTGGCAAACATTTCCGGCTGCCAACAGAAGCGGAATGGGAGTATGCCTGTCGCGCCGGGTCGTCTAAACCGTTCGCATTCGGCGACACCCTAACCACGCGCGTCGCCAACATCAACGGTGAAATTCCCTATAGCAAGGGCAAGCCGTCAGCAACCGTTGGCCATCCATTGCCGGTGGGGTCGCTAGGCATTGCGAATGCGTTCGGCCTTTTTGACATGCACGGCAACGTCTGGGAGTGGTGTCAGGACGCCTTCGTTGAGGACTACGACCATACGCCGACGGACGGCAGCGCTTACGACGTACTCAATCCGGTGTATCGCGTCCGACGTGGGGGCGCCGCGACATACAAGGCCGAGTTATGCCGGTCGGCGATGCGCGGCCGCGCCGAACCGGAACGACTCGGCAACTGCCCGACTTGTGTTGGTGGGACGGGTCTGCGTGTGGCGATTCTTGCTGAGGACCTGAAGCTGACGGATGATGATGACGAGTAA
- a CDS encoding HEAT repeat domain-containing protein produces the protein MKGLPVLWALFASFCTAAVIVLTVRWLYRRAARPRRRPLRELLRNLEHKRPTRRVRAASELAECSGSEAKEAVDALLKRLSDPEPEVRAVVVDSLGKLDDPRASEPLRERLHDDSAEVRGLTVSALVSLKDFAALPEIIRLLDDEDWTIRAWTASEMVRLGREEALETLLAARNREVWRAHLRLCDAASRVVDERAVSPLLVDMRKAKEPGVRVEAMLALASFGYIPDEEARLVENLVASTEEEHPNLRFHAVAMLGTMEMRRIEPYQQAQRVLERLAVRDDNALVRAAARHSLKNFTIARERTIRALPPPPAAKAVAPVRVEMQDLATLTANLKNTELPMRWRYVHALAATRHPKAVIPLAEATHDKEWRVRAAAARGLGLLVGVSEMDVRPTLERAAIEDEHFSVRETAELALARITPTSTSNLR, from the coding sequence ATGAAGGGCCTCCCTGTCCTCTGGGCTTTGTTTGCTTCATTCTGCACCGCCGCCGTGATTGTGTTGACCGTGCGTTGGCTATACCGCCGCGCTGCCCGGCCGCGCCGGCGTCCCCTCCGAGAGTTGTTGCGGAATCTTGAACACAAGCGACCGACCCGCCGAGTGCGCGCCGCCAGCGAGCTGGCGGAGTGCTCAGGCTCGGAGGCAAAGGAAGCCGTGGATGCTTTGCTCAAGCGGTTGTCCGATCCCGAACCGGAAGTGCGTGCTGTGGTAGTGGACTCACTAGGGAAACTCGATGACCCACGTGCGAGCGAACCGCTACGGGAGCGCCTGCATGACGACTCGGCGGAAGTGCGCGGCCTAACGGTCTCGGCGCTGGTCAGCCTCAAGGACTTCGCGGCCCTGCCGGAGATCATCCGCCTCCTCGACGATGAGGACTGGACGATTCGCGCTTGGACGGCTTCGGAGATGGTGCGGCTCGGTCGGGAGGAAGCCCTAGAAACTCTGCTGGCGGCACGTAATCGGGAAGTCTGGCGGGCGCACCTGCGGCTGTGTGACGCGGCGTCACGTGTAGTGGACGAGCGCGCGGTTTCGCCCTTGTTGGTTGATATGCGGAAGGCCAAAGAACCGGGCGTCCGCGTCGAGGCTATGCTGGCGCTGGCCAGCTTCGGCTACATCCCTGACGAAGAAGCCCGCTTGGTCGAGAATCTAGTGGCTTCGACCGAGGAGGAACATCCCAACCTGCGTTTTCACGCTGTCGCCATGCTCGGTACGATGGAGATGCGGCGCATTGAGCCATACCAGCAAGCGCAGCGTGTTCTTGAGCGTCTGGCTGTCCGTGACGACAACGCGCTGGTGCGCGCCGCCGCCAGACATAGCCTGAAAAACTTCACCATCGCGCGCGAACGGACGATCCGAGCCCTGCCGCCGCCGCCGGCGGCAAAGGCGGTCGCGCCGGTGCGCGTCGAGATGCAGGACCTCGCCACGCTCACAGCGAACCTCAAAAACACGGAACTCCCCATGCGCTGGCGCTACGTGCATGCGTTGGCGGCGACGCGCCATCCAAAAGCGGTCATCCCACTGGCTGAAGCGACTCACGACAAAGAGTGGCGCGTTCGTGCGGCGGCTGCTCGCGGCCTTGGGTTGCTTGTGGGCGTCAGTGAAATGGACGTGCGTCCAACGTTGGAGCGCGCCGCGATTGAGGATGAACATTTCAGCGTCCGTGAGACGGCCGAACTGGCGCTGGCGCGGATTACGCCGACTTCGACTTCAAACCTGCGCTGA
- the aat gene encoding leucyl/phenylalanyl-tRNA--protein transferase produces MPILEFPPVEEADEHGLLAVGGDLHVSSLLLAYSNGIFPWPHEGYPMLWFAPAERAILDFADFHIPSRLARYLKKANFTFHINTDFPGVIRGCRMSVRKHQQGTWITPEIEAAYTKLHYAGYAHSFEARNPAGELVGGMYGVMIGRAFAGESMFYRESHASKFVIIQTVEYFRRHGMTWFDIEVMTPHMAMFGAKEIPRAEFMRRLKQAIAEPPIPLPPPARRRLLHPTSTAQRP; encoded by the coding sequence ATGCCCATTCTGGAGTTTCCACCGGTCGAAGAAGCCGACGAGCATGGTCTTTTGGCAGTCGGCGGCGACTTGCACGTGTCATCGCTGCTGCTGGCGTACAGCAACGGCATCTTTCCGTGGCCGCACGAAGGTTATCCGATGCTGTGGTTTGCTCCGGCTGAACGGGCCATTCTCGACTTTGCGGATTTTCACATTCCGTCCCGGCTGGCGCGTTACCTCAAAAAAGCCAACTTCACCTTCCATATCAACACTGACTTCCCTGGGGTCATTCGCGGCTGCCGCATGAGCGTCCGCAAGCATCAGCAAGGGACTTGGATTACGCCGGAGATTGAGGCGGCCTACACGAAGTTGCATTACGCCGGTTACGCGCACAGTTTTGAGGCGCGCAATCCTGCTGGCGAGCTGGTCGGCGGGATGTACGGCGTTATGATCGGACGCGCGTTCGCTGGAGAGAGCATGTTTTACCGCGAGTCCCACGCCTCAAAGTTTGTCATCATTCAAACCGTAGAGTACTTCCGTCGGCACGGGATGACCTGGTTTGACATTGAAGTGATGACGCCGCACATGGCGATGTTTGGGGCGAAGGAAATTCCGCGCGCCGAGTTTATGCGGCGACTCAAGCAGGCAATCGCCGAGCCGCCCATTCCATTGCCGCCTCCGGCGCGACGCCGTCTGCTCCATCCCACCTCGACGGCACAAAGACCCTGA
- a CDS encoding protein kinase produces the protein MPAVGTRLAHYEICEKLGAGGMGEVYRARDLRLNRDVAIKVLPPHLVNDPEVRLRFEREARAIAQLTHPNVRAIYDFDVEGDCAFAVMEYLEGESLRERLRQGPVLRTEGLTIAVAVAEGLAAIHQKGIVHRDLKPENIFLTADGQVKILDFGVARMSKPQPFSEEEKTVRASETFATSPGMVVGTVGYMSPEQVRGAPLDGRSDIFALGAVLFEVFTGRRAFPGATPAEVTAAILRDDPLAQLSETDVLPADLRRILARCLHRRPEQRFQSACDLAFVLRTLQPGTTENAPAAKTTRRDATVPPLSQKVFKDAALVGDRSWLWWGAGALVAAALAGMFTGWIWGSRSAPPFLTYTYLTNAGSDTTPAWSPDGQSIAFASQRDGRQRIWIKRLSGEDVEVAITEGEDSAPRFSPDGQRIVFTRRASDGSTALYVVSSLGGEPRKVVDDAVEGDWSPDGRRLCFIRWVREQGVTSTLLESVESDGSNQRPVVRLPGLRLRRPRWSPDGQFIALTKDVVAGNVISSVWVATVATGEVRQFDPTERGGYLSSPAWLEDSATIVAVQATSPEAPNIVTPARVLAFDLRTRTVRVIAALPHDTPVCDVRDGRLLYEARSRRGNLVEVRLGVRPGEPPQLRVLARGTSIDRQPRYTPKGDGLVFTSNRTGNNDVWRLTFADGRLAPLTTHPATDWDPALSPDGGRLYWSSNRTGKFEIWTAAADGTRGRALTAFNASAQNPTVSPDGRTIFFTVSDHPDYGLWRLGVDGADGRRLVADMPARWPEVSPDGRYVLYVTTMREGNGNAIRVVQATDGAQVFSIETGLGGLSHGRARWSPDGRHIAWVSTAGEVGVFMQEFRPGADTTATRRRLVGDIFGSPPESFAFSPDGRVLVVAASDDAPNLMLCAGIPELALAGKRRAAVP, from the coding sequence ATGCCCGCCGTCGGAACACGCCTTGCGCACTACGAAATCTGTGAAAAGCTTGGTGCCGGCGGCATGGGGGAGGTTTATCGTGCGCGTGACCTTAGACTCAATCGGGATGTCGCTATCAAGGTTTTGCCGCCCCATCTGGTCAATGACCCGGAAGTACGCTTGCGCTTTGAGCGCGAAGCCCGGGCCATCGCCCAGTTGACGCATCCAAACGTGCGCGCCATTTACGACTTTGACGTGGAAGGTGACTGCGCCTTCGCCGTCATGGAATACCTTGAAGGTGAATCCCTGCGCGAACGCCTGCGTCAGGGCCCAGTCTTACGGACAGAAGGGCTGACGATCGCCGTCGCCGTCGCCGAGGGACTCGCCGCTATTCACCAGAAGGGCATCGTTCACCGCGATCTCAAGCCAGAGAACATCTTTCTGACGGCCGATGGACAGGTCAAAATTCTTGACTTTGGGGTGGCGCGCATGTCGAAGCCACAACCCTTTTCAGAAGAGGAGAAAACGGTACGCGCGTCAGAGACCTTTGCCACGTCGCCCGGTATGGTCGTCGGGACTGTTGGCTACATGTCCCCGGAGCAGGTACGTGGTGCGCCGCTCGACGGCCGAAGCGACATTTTCGCCTTGGGTGCGGTGCTGTTTGAAGTCTTTACGGGACGCCGCGCTTTTCCAGGCGCGACGCCGGCGGAAGTCACCGCCGCGATCCTGCGCGACGATCCGCTGGCGCAACTCAGTGAGACGGATGTCCTGCCGGCCGATCTGCGCCGCATCCTCGCGCGGTGCCTGCACCGCCGGCCAGAGCAGCGTTTCCAAAGCGCCTGCGACCTTGCCTTTGTCTTACGCACTCTCCAGCCGGGGACAACGGAAAACGCTCCGGCGGCGAAGACAACGCGCCGCGATGCCACCGTCCCGCCGCTGTCGCAAAAAGTTTTCAAAGATGCTGCGCTGGTCGGCGACCGAAGCTGGTTGTGGTGGGGCGCAGGGGCGCTCGTAGCGGCGGCGCTGGCAGGGATGTTCACTGGCTGGATATGGGGTAGTCGCTCAGCGCCGCCGTTTTTGACCTATACCTACCTGACGAACGCCGGGAGCGACACCACTCCGGCGTGGTCGCCGGATGGTCAAAGCATTGCCTTTGCTTCACAGCGCGACGGCCGGCAGCGCATCTGGATCAAGCGTCTCTCCGGCGAGGATGTCGAGGTGGCGATTACCGAAGGGGAAGACAGTGCGCCGCGTTTCTCGCCTGACGGTCAGCGGATTGTCTTTACACGTCGTGCAAGCGATGGTTCAACGGCGCTTTACGTGGTGTCGTCGCTGGGCGGTGAGCCGCGCAAGGTGGTGGACGACGCCGTGGAAGGCGACTGGTCGCCCGACGGCCGCCGCCTGTGCTTCATCCGTTGGGTTCGGGAGCAGGGCGTTACCTCGACGCTGCTGGAAAGCGTCGAAAGCGACGGCAGCAACCAGCGCCCCGTTGTGCGTCTGCCGGGTTTGCGCCTACGGCGTCCGCGTTGGTCGCCGGACGGTCAATTCATTGCGCTGACTAAGGATGTCGTCGCGGGCAATGTGATCTCGTCGGTCTGGGTCGCCACCGTCGCCACCGGCGAAGTGCGCCAGTTTGACCCGACAGAACGCGGCGGCTATCTGTCCAGCCCTGCTTGGCTTGAAGACAGCGCCACCATCGTCGCCGTTCAGGCGACTTCGCCGGAAGCGCCCAACATCGTTACGCCAGCGCGCGTGCTGGCGTTTGACCTCCGGACGCGCACTGTTCGTGTCATCGCCGCCCTGCCGCACGATACGCCGGTGTGCGACGTGCGGGACGGGCGACTGCTCTACGAAGCCCGTTCACGGCGCGGTAATCTCGTTGAAGTACGGCTTGGCGTGCGGCCCGGCGAGCCGCCGCAGCTGCGCGTGCTGGCGCGCGGCACGAGCATTGACCGTCAACCGCGCTACACGCCAAAGGGCGACGGGCTGGTGTTTACGTCCAATCGAACGGGCAACAACGATGTCTGGCGACTGACCTTCGCTGACGGCCGTCTTGCGCCCCTCACGACACACCCAGCCACCGACTGGGACCCGGCGCTGTCGCCGGACGGCGGCCGGCTGTATTGGAGTTCCAACCGGACCGGCAAGTTTGAAATCTGGACGGCGGCGGCCGACGGGACGCGCGGGCGCGCGCTGACGGCTTTCAACGCGAGCGCCCAGAATCCGACTGTCTCGCCGGACGGCCGGACAATATTCTTTACTGTCAGCGACCATCCCGATTACGGCCTCTGGCGCTTGGGGGTGGACGGCGCAGACGGTCGGCGGCTTGTCGCCGACATGCCGGCGCGGTGGCCCGAGGTGTCGCCGGATGGGCGTTACGTGCTCTATGTCACGACGATGCGCGAAGGCAACGGCAACGCCATCCGCGTTGTACAGGCGACCGACGGCGCGCAGGTTTTTTCCATCGAGACGGGGTTGGGCGGTTTGAGCCATGGCCGCGCACGGTGGTCGCCGGATGGCCGACACATTGCTTGGGTCTCAACCGCTGGCGAGGTAGGCGTTTTCATGCAGGAGTTCCGTCCCGGCGCGGACACCACAGCCACACGCCGCCGCCTCGTGGGGGACATCTTCGGTTCGCCGCCGGAAAGTTTCGCCTTCTCGCCGGACGGACGGGTGCTGGTGGTGGCGGCGAGCGACGATGCGCCGAATCTGATGCTGTGTGCTGGGATTCCTGAGCTTGCACTGGCCGGAAAAAGACGGGCGGCCGTCCCATGA